A section of the Deltaproteobacteria bacterium genome encodes:
- the flgK gene encoding flagellar hook-associated protein FlgK → MPGINSILDIAQRALEVQQNGLEVTSHNIANVNTPGYSVQRAILQANEPVPVDVGLMGTGVETLEIQRAYSQFLNEQLIDKHAQTSRWQAEKQVLAVLESRFNETEGPGLNQLLDDFWNSWEELSNNPGGMAERTTLIARARSLAEAMNNAALHLDSVKDDLDFTISNACTEVNRYVDQLAELNEKIVANESQYGHANDLRDQRDLILEKLSELVPVSSLESEQGTLSVFLPGGYTLVEGTSSWHLSTALDGNNRQRLLYNGDTDITDSVSAGKIGGWLEVRDELIPKYEETLDGLAAHLANMVNELHRLGVDLEGNDGIDFFTYTPTFGSLPDAGTSDSVNITTEFYDSASNTVGLYNPAEVSGDRYHVQFNMNGGVMEISISNFSTGALVVAAQPYVSGTSYDFDGLRVTIADKGSGPRNGEGFVLLANRDLASNLRVRPELAADARMVAAARPAGSEPFAPGDNRNALAIAELRNQQTMICRQQGTLGEIFRSGLVAAVGNDSALASSRHKYSEGLQQQLTSMRDSVAGVSLDEEMTNIIKYQHAYIAAAKLIGVTDEMLQTLLNTKT, encoded by the coding sequence ATGCCAGGAATAAACAGCATACTCGACATTGCCCAGAGAGCCCTGGAAGTGCAGCAAAATGGCCTGGAAGTGACGAGCCATAATATTGCCAATGTGAACACCCCAGGATATTCAGTGCAGAGGGCGATTCTGCAGGCCAATGAACCGGTTCCTGTGGATGTGGGTCTGATGGGCACCGGGGTGGAGACCCTGGAGATCCAACGCGCTTACAGCCAATTTCTCAATGAGCAACTGATTGACAAGCATGCCCAGACCTCCAGGTGGCAGGCAGAAAAGCAGGTGCTGGCCGTATTGGAATCGCGCTTCAATGAGACTGAGGGGCCCGGCCTCAACCAGCTGCTGGATGATTTCTGGAATAGCTGGGAAGAGCTGAGCAACAATCCCGGAGGCATGGCAGAGAGGACCACCCTGATAGCCAGGGCCAGATCTCTTGCGGAGGCTATGAACAATGCCGCCCTTCATCTCGACAGTGTAAAGGATGACCTGGATTTTACCATCAGCAATGCCTGTACAGAAGTCAATCGCTACGTGGATCAACTGGCTGAACTCAATGAAAAAATTGTGGCCAATGAATCTCAATACGGTCATGCTAATGATCTGCGGGATCAACGCGACCTTATTCTCGAGAAACTCAGCGAACTGGTGCCAGTGAGCTCCCTGGAAAGCGAGCAGGGAACTCTGTCTGTTTTCCTGCCGGGCGGCTACACCCTGGTGGAGGGCACCAGTTCCTGGCACCTGAGCACTGCCCTGGACGGCAACAACAGACAAAGGCTGCTCTACAACGGTGACACAGATATCACTGACAGCGTTAGCGCCGGCAAAATTGGCGGCTGGCTCGAGGTGAGGGACGAACTCATCCCCAAGTATGAAGAGACATTGGACGGGCTGGCCGCCCATCTGGCCAACATGGTCAATGAACTGCACCGACTCGGCGTCGACCTGGAAGGCAATGATGGCATTGACTTCTTCACTTACACTCCCACCTTTGGCAGTCTTCCTGATGCCGGTACCAGTGATAGCGTTAATATTACGACTGAATTTTACGACAGTGCCAGCAACACTGTGGGCCTCTATAACCCGGCTGAGGTTTCGGGTGACCGCTATCACGTTCAATTCAATATGAACGGTGGCGTCATGGAAATCTCCATCAGCAACTTTTCCACTGGCGCTCTGGTAGTGGCAGCTCAACCCTATGTCTCTGGCACTTCCTACGACTTTGATGGTTTGCGGGTTACCATAGCCGACAAGGGCAGCGGCCCGCGCAATGGCGAGGGTTTTGTGCTGCTGGCAAATCGTGATCTGGCAAGCAACCTGCGAGTGAGGCCAGAGCTTGCGGCTGACGCCAGAATGGTGGCGGCAGCAAGGCCTGCTGGTAGCGAGCCGTTTGCACCGGGCGATAACCGCAATGCACTGGCCATTGCAGAGCTGCGCAATCAGCAAACTATGATATGCCGCCAGCAAGGGACCCTTGGCGAGATTTTTCGCTCTGGTCTGGTTGCTGCAGTTGGAAATGACAGTGCTTTGGCCAGCAGCCGTCATAAGTATAGTGAGGGTTTGCAACAACAATTGACAAGCATGCGTGATTCAGTAGCCGGGGTGTCCCTGGATGAGGAAATGACAAATATCATAAAGTATCAGCATGCTTACATTGCGGCGGCAAAACTCATTGGCGTCACTGACGAGATGTTGCAGACCCTGTTGAACACCAAGACCTAG
- the flgL gene encoding flagellar hook-associated protein FlgL, with the protein MKVATRTVYDQIIQTLFRQTERLQDLNQVVSSGKRISSPADDPPAAALALDIKGSLSELQQYSDNINEAKAQLQASESIIDHITQVLTRAKEIAVQMASETSSAENRRIAAAEVWHLSEEVMQAVNFQQNGVYVFSGFQTDQQAVGHLNSVADVVAHQQTGGDAADITVTWDPLLIDQTFPSNPYLIEVTAVAADKSTISFRVSNDGGTTWAEYNNVASGTDVNIAAGMDVNFDVLGGSFQVADRYTVPIHHYEMTAGDDAVEVHIGRNAKVTKNVTASGVLELASGKSVLDILDELRAALLNNNTEAIGSSLVELAAAQDKVLDEAADVGARLERLDVRETLNDSLGLFNKERLSQVEDADIVAAITQLKNQQLAYEAALQSATMITRITLLDYL; encoded by the coding sequence ATGAAAGTTGCCACCAGGACGGTATACGACCAGATTATTCAGACCCTCTTTCGACAGACAGAAAGGTTGCAGGACTTGAATCAGGTTGTCAGTTCCGGCAAGAGGATCAGCAGCCCTGCAGATGATCCTCCAGCTGCTGCCCTTGCGCTGGACATCAAAGGCAGCTTGAGCGAACTGCAGCAATACAGCGACAACATCAACGAGGCCAAAGCGCAACTGCAGGCCAGTGAAAGTATTATAGACCACATAACCCAGGTACTTACCAGGGCAAAAGAGATTGCCGTGCAGATGGCTTCCGAGACATCGTCTGCTGAGAATCGCAGAATTGCCGCTGCCGAAGTCTGGCATCTTTCAGAAGAAGTCATGCAGGCTGTCAATTTTCAGCAGAACGGCGTGTATGTTTTTTCTGGTTTTCAGACAGACCAGCAGGCAGTTGGCCACCTGAACAGTGTAGCAGATGTTGTGGCCCACCAGCAGACTGGAGGCGATGCTGCAGACATTACCGTAACCTGGGATCCTCTACTCATAGACCAGACATTTCCCAGCAATCCCTACCTGATCGAGGTAACAGCTGTGGCCGCAGACAAATCCACCATCTCCTTCCGAGTCTCAAACGACGGCGGCACCACCTGGGCAGAGTACAATAACGTGGCCAGTGGTACAGACGTGAACATCGCGGCAGGCATGGACGTGAACTTTGACGTTCTTGGCGGCAGCTTCCAGGTGGCAGACCGCTATACCGTTCCCATCCATCACTATGAGATGACGGCCGGGGATGATGCCGTTGAGGTGCACATTGGCCGCAACGCCAAAGTGACCAAGAACGTAACCGCTTCAGGCGTGCTCGAACTGGCAAGTGGCAAGAGCGTCCTGGACATCCTGGATGAGCTGCGGGCGGCGCTGCTCAACAATAATACCGAGGCTATTGGCAGCAGCCTTGTGGAACTGGCTGCAGCTCAGGACAAAGTGCTCGATGAGGCGGCAGACGTGGGGGCCAGGCTCGAACGGTTGGATGTCAGAGAGACTCTCAATGATTCCCTGGGCTTATTCAACAAAGAACGGCTTTCTCAGGTGGAGGACGCTGATATAGTTGCCGCCATTACCCAGCTCAAAAATCAGCAGCTTGCCTATGAGGCTGCTCTGCAATCTGCCACCATGATCACCAGGATCACTCTGCTCGACTACCTCTGA
- a CDS encoding GGDEF domain-containing protein produces the protein MSQVDVEEIIRKSENLATLPGIAMEILAAVRNEKAGLNEIADILSKDPPLSAKVLRMINSPFYGLPRKVTSVPLAVNLLGINTVKNLALSFSLIRNYNQGNGSSFDHTLFWKNSLIAAVAAKLIGEQLLASGAEDVFFLGLLHNIGVFVLSQCLPEKYELVAKEVEAGSCTDHEAEKKIIGINHMQVGGFLVDKWGLPDNFSIPISYHHYPERLPEAAVEAEGYTKLLYLAALISDFLAQKNINYLKQLEETWVKYDLADKIRLDDIIEQIDKNTKDILPLFEIRVDKQENYLHLIEEARKELINLSSSIVTDLLKQEKIIATLKEQTLRDSLTGLFNYKGFRQFLKNEFYRAQRYRSKLALAIVDFDLFKAINDTFGHLAGDLVLRTVARHMTDCFRESDIIARYGGEEFAIIMPETDSTGAMIAVERLRQQLASLAIEFEGKSVQVSVSIGVASLEAEADITHDDLLDMADRALYQAKAEGRNRCCLYSTPK, from the coding sequence GTGAGCCAAGTAGACGTGGAAGAGATCATCAGGAAATCGGAAAATCTGGCAACCCTGCCGGGCATAGCAATGGAAATTCTTGCCGCAGTGAGAAATGAAAAGGCCGGTTTGAACGAGATTGCCGACATCCTTTCCAAAGATCCACCACTCAGTGCCAAGGTGCTGAGAATGATCAACTCACCATTTTACGGCTTGCCCAGGAAGGTCACTTCAGTACCGCTGGCAGTAAATTTGCTCGGCATAAACACGGTAAAGAACCTAGCCCTAAGCTTTTCTCTTATCCGCAACTACAATCAGGGAAACGGCAGTTCTTTCGATCACACACTCTTCTGGAAGAATTCGCTCATAGCAGCGGTGGCAGCAAAACTGATCGGAGAGCAGCTGCTTGCTTCCGGCGCGGAAGATGTGTTCTTTTTAGGTCTGCTTCACAACATTGGGGTCTTCGTATTGAGCCAGTGCCTCCCTGAGAAATACGAACTGGTGGCAAAAGAAGTAGAAGCAGGCTCCTGCACAGATCACGAAGCTGAAAAAAAGATAATTGGCATAAATCATATGCAGGTAGGAGGATTTCTTGTTGATAAATGGGGTCTTCCTGACAACTTTTCCATACCAATAAGCTATCATCATTACCCCGAACGATTGCCTGAAGCGGCAGTTGAGGCAGAAGGTTATACAAAATTGCTCTATCTGGCTGCACTTATCAGTGATTTTCTTGCACAGAAAAACATTAACTATCTTAAACAATTGGAAGAAACCTGGGTGAAATATGATCTTGCGGATAAAATAAGATTGGACGACATAATCGAACAAATTGATAAAAACACCAAGGATATTTTGCCTCTGTTCGAAATCAGGGTTGATAAACAGGAAAACTATCTACACTTGATTGAAGAGGCTCGGAAGGAGCTTATAAATCTATCTAGCAGCATAGTGACAGATCTATTGAAACAAGAAAAAATTATTGCCACCTTGAAAGAACAGACGCTGCGCGACAGTCTCACAGGGTTGTTCAACTATAAAGGTTTCCGTCAATTTCTCAAAAACGAATTCTACCGTGCTCAGAGATACAGGTCCAAGCTGGCGCTCGCCATTGTTGATTTTGACCTGTTCAAGGCCATCAATGATACTTTCGGCCACCTTGCTGGTGACCTGGTGCTGCGGACAGTTGCCCGCCACATGACTGACTGCTTCCGGGAGTCAGACATTATTGCTCGTTATGGTGGAGAAGAATTCGCCATCATCATGCCGGAGACGGACAGTACAGGTGCTATGATTGCAGTGGAGCGATTGCGGCAGCAGCTGGCATCTCTTGCCATTGAATTCGAAGGCAAGAGCGTACAGGTAAGCGTCAGCATCGGCGTTGCCTCGCTCGAGGCGGAAGCAGACATCACCCATGACGATCTGCTCGATATGGCTGATCGAGCCCTCTACCAGGCGAAAGCTGAAGGACGCAACAGGTGCTGTCTGTATTCTACTCCAAAGTAG
- the csrA gene encoding carbon storage regulator CsrA, producing MLILARKAGEGIQIGDDILVQVLEIRGRQVRLGISAPADTAVHRSEVYQRIAAQNRMAAAAPADLQEAHSLWLRGRGE from the coding sequence GTGCTCATATTAGCCAGGAAGGCTGGAGAGGGAATACAGATAGGTGACGATATCTTGGTACAGGTACTGGAGATCAGAGGACGGCAAGTACGGCTGGGAATCAGTGCCCCGGCAGATACCGCCGTTCATCGCAGTGAAGTATACCAGCGTATAGCGGCTCAGAACCGCATGGCTGCAGCCGCACCCGCTGATCTTCAGGAGGCGCATTCTCTGTGGCTTCGCGGTAGAGGAGAATAG
- a CDS encoding flagellar assembly protein FliW produces the protein MQNTAEEKAQQSDILHVETSRFGKIQITTGQIVTLPKGLVGFPQQKRFVLLSHREDSPFLWLQSIDDPTLAFVVVLTAAVVPEYQIELHEEDKQELQLQDEGQCAVYGLVTIPRQDPTAMTINLLGPIVINTNKLLGKQLVLHNCCYSHRHPLLAPDNGRSQKACCRITAK, from the coding sequence TTGCAGAACACAGCAGAAGAAAAAGCCCAGCAAAGCGATATTCTTCATGTTGAGACGAGCCGCTTCGGCAAGATCCAGATCACTACTGGACAGATCGTCACTCTGCCCAAAGGGCTGGTGGGATTTCCGCAGCAGAAAAGATTCGTGCTTCTGTCACACAGGGAGGATTCTCCCTTTCTCTGGCTGCAATCTATTGATGATCCTACCCTGGCCTTTGTGGTCGTCCTGACGGCAGCTGTTGTTCCTGAATACCAGATAGAGTTGCACGAAGAGGACAAGCAAGAACTGCAACTGCAAGACGAGGGGCAGTGTGCCGTCTATGGCCTGGTAACCATCCCCCGTCAGGATCCCACGGCCATGACAATCAACCTCCTGGGACCGATTGTCATAAATACCAACAAGCTGCTCGGCAAGCAACTGGTACTGCACAACTGCTGCTACTCCCATCGCCATCCTCTCCTCGCTCCTGACAATGGCCGTTCCCAGAAGGCATGTTGCAGAATTACAGCAAAGTAA